A window of Bacillus toyonensis BCT-7112 genomic DNA:
TGAAGATATGGGAACTAAAAGACATATTATTTACGGTTCATTTACCGGCAACGTTATACGTCGTTTTAATAGGTGTTGTTATTTCTATCGTATTAGGTGTAGGGCTAGCGATGTTAATGAATGCGAGTACATGGATGGAAAGGGCATTTTATCCATTATTAGTTGCCTCACAAACGATTCCTATTACAGCGCTTGCTCCGCTTTTCGTTTTATGGTTTGGATATACCCTCTGGAGTAAGGTTGTTGTTACAGTTTTAATTACGTTTTTCCCTATTGCGGTCAATACGTATGACGGACTGCGTAGTACGAAAAAAGAATGGGAGGAGCTCTTAGTTACATATGGAGCAACGAAGAAAGATGTTTTTCTTAAGTTAAAGTTACCGTCTGCTCTTCCTTATTTTTTTTCAGCTTTAAAAATTGCAGTTCCGCTTAGTGTAATTGGGGCAGCAATCGGTGAATGGCTCGGTGCACAAGCTGGGCTTGGTTATTTCAGTAAGAGAATGATGACACAGTTAGATGGAGCTGGTGTATTTGCACCCATTGTATTGTTATCATTATTAGCTATTTTCTTCGTCATACTTATTTCCATATTAGAAAAGAAATTCATTAGTTGGAGGAAGCATTCATGAAATTTTTAAAACGCATCTTTGTGTTTACATTATTAGTTGCAATGATTGCAGGATGTTCGAGTAATTCAGCATCAGATAAAAGTAAAAAAGAGAAAGAAATAACGGTTATGCTCGATTGGTACCCAAATGCGGTACATAGCTTTATTTATGCAGCAATTGAAAAAGGCTACTTTAAAGAAGAAGGAATAAAGGTAAATATAAAATTCCCTTCTAATCCAACTGATCCATTAACTTTAGCTGCAGCAGGGAAAGTGACAGTTGGTTTGTATTATCAGCCAGATGTTGTTATGGCCAGAGCAAATGAACAAATTCCAGTGAAATCAATTGGAGCTGTCGTACGTTCACCGTTAAATCATGTCGTATCGCTGAAATCAGCAGGTATTCAATTACCGAAAGATTTAGAAGGAAAAACAGTAGGATATTCTGGAACTCCTTTAAGTGAAGCATATTTAAAAACAATGATAAAAGAAGCTGGTGGTAATCCTGATACGGTGAAAGTAGTTGATGTTGGCTTTGATTTAGTACCAGCGTTAATTACGAAAAAAGTGGATGCTGTAACAGGAGCATACATTAACCATGAAGTACCTGTTATGCGTCATGAAGGCCATGAACCAGCGTACTTTAATCCAGCAGAATATGGTGTGCCGAATTATCATGAACTTGTTTTCGTAACAGGTGATAAAACGTTGAAAAAAGATAAAGAAGCATTGCAAGCCTTTTTACGTGGGGCAAAAAAAGGGTATGACTTTATGAAGAAAAGCCCTGATGAAGCATTAAATATTTTATTAGATCATCAAGAAAAAGAAAACTTCCCGCTTGTACCAGAAGTTGAAAAAGAAAGCATGAAAATTTTATTAGAGAAGATGGAAACGAAAGATGAGCCATTTTTATCAGATTCAAAAGAGTCATGGGAGAAACAAAACAAATGGTTGAAAGACAAAGGAATGACGAAAGAAATTGTTCCTGCCGATGAATTATTCGAAAACATTTTAAAGTAGGCGAATGAATATGAAAAATGAGCTCCATGTAATCTCAAATGGCCATATGCCATTCGAAGAGTTAGTGAATGTAGCGATGCAAATTGAGAGTGAGATTGATTATTTGCATATTCGTGAGCGTGAGAAAAGTACGAAGGAATT
This region includes:
- a CDS encoding ABC transporter permease yields the protein MNRLKELVPAITLSSILLVMWEIGARIVDEMYILPSPSAIVMKIWELKDILFTVHLPATLYVVLIGVVISIVLGVGLAMLMNASTWMERAFYPLLVASQTIPITALAPLFVLWFGYTLWSKVVVTVLITFFPIAVNTYDGLRSTKKEWEELLVTYGATKKDVFLKLKLPSALPYFFSALKIAVPLSVIGAAIGEWLGAQAGLGYFSKRMMTQLDGAGVFAPIVLLSLLAIFFVILISILEKKFISWRKHS
- a CDS encoding ABC transporter substrate-binding protein; the encoded protein is MKFLKRIFVFTLLVAMIAGCSSNSASDKSKKEKEITVMLDWYPNAVHSFIYAAIEKGYFKEEGIKVNIKFPSNPTDPLTLAAAGKVTVGLYYQPDVVMARANEQIPVKSIGAVVRSPLNHVVSLKSAGIQLPKDLEGKTVGYSGTPLSEAYLKTMIKEAGGNPDTVKVVDVGFDLVPALITKKVDAVTGAYINHEVPVMRHEGHEPAYFNPAEYGVPNYHELVFVTGDKTLKKDKEALQAFLRGAKKGYDFMKKSPDEALNILLDHQEKENFPLVPEVEKESMKILLEKMETKDEPFLSDSKESWEKQNKWLKDKGMTKEIVPADELFENILK